One genomic window of Bradyrhizobium sp. B124 includes the following:
- a CDS encoding acyl-CoA dehydrogenase family protein, which translates to MIGTKRRCNHYGLMDMYTRVDSLFEEAQERTAEGGAPGLYSSLIDDLSQLNFADADERRAFPPTLHSILARHGLFGLTAPAEHGGLALSLQEAIDLISATASFDISAASTLVIHNFLALPCIEAAPHIPEQKHVMWGATRGDLCAFALTEPGAGSAPRHIEASAFIDEDRVRISGRKIWIGLADWARWIVCFARASGPGHAKGRLVGVLVDRQAPGLKVTHEHRTLGLRGIIQNTLEFQNVEVPSAYVLSRDQDGWGAAASSMNRGRIGVAAMGLGALERAIQVAASYASHRRLGKLRMIENSYIEQLFGQLVLRREVVKAMLGASCRLVSAQGGPNVHLASATKVLSSEWCGLVADQCVQLLGGRGYDEGTPVAKIYRDARILRIFEGPTETLLSHLGRCLLSRATRDEIADLFLSLDAAPVHAAAIEELAGLNETDGAVLIYAGWLTTLGLAQAVMSAGCFSASDCANAAADLVSSELATLRTRAPARLSFEGRIRASRTLNTFLQDAASSIRSPVLTNDYLKLVQYV; encoded by the coding sequence ATGATTGGCACGAAGCGCAGGTGCAATCATTATGGTCTCATGGACATGTACACTCGAGTTGACTCCCTATTCGAGGAGGCGCAGGAACGCACAGCTGAAGGCGGTGCACCTGGCCTATATTCCAGTTTAATCGATGACCTCAGTCAGTTGAATTTCGCAGATGCAGATGAACGTCGAGCGTTCCCTCCGACCCTACACAGCATATTGGCAAGGCATGGACTCTTCGGGCTCACTGCACCCGCCGAGCACGGCGGATTAGCTCTTTCCTTGCAAGAGGCAATCGACCTCATCTCGGCCACTGCATCCTTCGATATCTCGGCTGCCTCTACCCTCGTTATCCATAACTTCCTGGCCTTGCCCTGCATCGAAGCGGCACCGCACATCCCTGAACAGAAGCATGTCATGTGGGGTGCCACACGCGGCGACCTTTGCGCTTTCGCTTTGACGGAGCCTGGAGCTGGCTCTGCCCCGCGGCACATAGAGGCTTCGGCTTTCATAGACGAAGATAGAGTTCGCATCTCTGGCCGCAAGATTTGGATTGGCCTCGCTGACTGGGCTCGCTGGATCGTTTGCTTTGCGCGAGCCTCTGGTCCCGGACATGCGAAAGGTCGGCTTGTCGGTGTGCTCGTTGATAGGCAGGCTCCGGGCCTAAAGGTCACGCACGAGCATCGCACACTCGGTCTGCGTGGCATCATTCAAAATACCCTCGAGTTCCAGAATGTCGAGGTGCCGAGCGCTTACGTGCTCTCTCGCGATCAAGACGGCTGGGGGGCAGCGGCATCCAGCATGAACCGCGGGCGTATCGGCGTGGCTGCTATGGGTCTTGGAGCCCTTGAGCGCGCGATCCAGGTCGCAGCCTCATATGCAAGCCATCGTCGACTGGGTAAGCTGCGCATGATTGAGAACAGCTATATCGAGCAGTTATTTGGGCAGCTGGTGCTCCGGCGGGAAGTAGTGAAGGCAATGCTGGGGGCGTCCTGCCGACTTGTCTCAGCGCAGGGCGGCCCCAACGTCCACCTTGCGTCGGCAACGAAGGTTTTGTCGTCGGAGTGGTGCGGCCTCGTCGCTGATCAATGCGTCCAGCTGTTAGGTGGCCGTGGTTACGATGAGGGAACGCCTGTAGCTAAAATCTATCGAGACGCTCGCATTCTCCGCATCTTCGAAGGTCCAACCGAGACGCTCCTATCACATCTCGGCCGCTGCCTTCTCTCTAGAGCCACACGTGACGAAATAGCCGATCTTTTTCTTTCTCTTGATGCGGCGCCAGTCCATGCTGCTGCGATTGAGGAACTCGCTGGGCTCAATGAGACAGACGGTGCCGTGCTCATTTACGCGGGTTGGCTCACCACACTGGGACTGGCACAAGCCGTCATGTCTGCTGGTTGCTTCTCCGCGTCAGATTGTGCCAATGCCGCGGCTGACCTGGTCAGTTCCGAATTAGCAACTCTCCGTACTCGAGCGCCGGCACGGCTGTCTTTCGAAGGCCGCATTCGCGCTAGTCGAACTCTGAATACCTTCCTTCAAGACGCAGCTTCTTCCATCCGCTCACCTGTCCTCACAAACGATTATCTCAAGTTGGTGCAGTACGTCTGA
- a CDS encoding FkbM family methyltransferase produces the protein MSSVEVHQHIVSLLQKPNPVILDIGCNDGTDTQQFLTLCPQAQLYCFEPDPRAIARFKKKLGPSLDRVKLLEIAISDRNGMIDFHPSNADGDAKEWDLSGSIRRPKNHLTEYDWVRFDRPFSVETRRLDDWCSEANLNTVDFIWMDVQGAEADVIAGGTQTVGNTRFIYTEYSDRELYEGQLSLQAILDLLPSFEVAAHYPRDVEGDVLLKNTRF, from the coding sequence GTGTCATCTGTAGAAGTACATCAGCACATCGTCTCACTTCTTCAGAAGCCGAATCCGGTCATCTTGGATATCGGCTGCAATGACGGAACCGATACGCAACAGTTTCTCACCCTGTGCCCACAAGCTCAGCTCTACTGCTTTGAGCCAGACCCTCGAGCGATCGCCCGCTTCAAGAAAAAGCTGGGTCCGTCCCTCGATAGGGTGAAGCTGCTCGAAATCGCGATCAGTGATCGAAACGGGATGATTGACTTCCATCCAAGCAATGCAGATGGTGATGCGAAGGAATGGGACCTCTCCGGCTCGATACGCCGCCCGAAAAATCATCTTACCGAGTATGATTGGGTTCGGTTCGATCGCCCGTTCTCGGTAGAAACCCGACGGCTGGACGATTGGTGCAGCGAGGCCAATCTGAATACCGTCGATTTCATCTGGATGGATGTCCAAGGAGCGGAGGCCGATGTCATCGCCGGCGGCACGCAGACCGTGGGCAACACGCGCTTCATCTACACGGAATATAGCGACCGCGAGCTCTACGAAGGGCAGCTGTCCCTGCAGGCCATTCTCGACCTATTACCGTCATTCGAAGTGGCAGCCCATTATCCCCGCGACGTGGAAGGTGATGTACTGCTCAAGAATACGCGCTTCTAA
- a CDS encoding LPS-assembly protein LptD — MLIIAGVIATACGVIAPAAAWAQGFIYNQHQPRATRPNVIDDNHILVQAIEVDYDYNNQHISAVGNVQMFYNGTSVEADKVIYDQKTKRLHAEGNVRMTDAEGRITYANIMDLSDDYRDGFVDSLRVDTEDQTRMAATRADRSSGNYTVFDNGVYTACAPCKDDPKKPPLWQVKGARIIHNQTEKMLYFENAQLEFFGVPMAYLPYFSTPDPTVKRKSGFLMPGFTSYTAFGYGVEIPYYWAIAPDMDATFSPRITSKQGVLLQTEFRQRFADGSYQIRLYGIDQIDQDAFKGQPGDRQFRWGVDTKGQFALNDKWVWGWDGVVLFDYFFMSDYRLAQYKDPFGSFLSLPTEAISQLYLTGVGNRSFFDARAIYYLSYSGNQNQVPVVAPVIDYNNVINNNVLGGEFSYKMNFVNLTRETAVFDPITTTANTNSLCTTASADPMARLPSQCLLRGMPGTYTRLTAEAQWRKSYTDPLGQIWTPFASVRADAINADISNQPGVSNFLPVGDTQTVRFMPTVGLEYRYPFINVQPWGTTTVEPIAQVIIRPDEPKAGKLPNEDAQSFVFDTSNLFAVDKFSGYDRVEGGSRANVGVQATTQFDRGGSVKTMFGQSYQMFGLNSYSVADMTNTGIDSGLQNPRSDYVASVAYSPNRTYTFSVRSRMDEATWNINRFEAQASANFERWSASVMYGEYAAQPELGYLARREGIMTSGSLKVATNWVVTGSARWDLQTNKVNQYVLGGGYVDDCFVLAANFVSSYNYSVGSAPPVLNKTYLLTIGLRTIGANSVSF; from the coding sequence ATGCTTATCATCGCGGGTGTTATTGCGACCGCTTGCGGCGTTATTGCCCCCGCGGCCGCATGGGCGCAAGGTTTCATCTACAATCAACATCAACCGCGAGCTACCCGGCCAAACGTGATCGACGACAACCACATACTCGTTCAGGCGATCGAGGTCGATTACGACTACAACAACCAGCATATCTCGGCCGTCGGCAACGTGCAGATGTTCTATAACGGCACCAGCGTGGAGGCCGACAAGGTCATCTACGACCAGAAGACCAAGCGTCTTCATGCCGAAGGCAACGTCCGCATGACCGATGCGGAAGGCAGGATCACCTACGCCAACATCATGGATCTCAGCGACGACTACCGTGACGGTTTCGTCGATTCACTGCGCGTCGATACTGAAGACCAGACCCGGATGGCAGCGACCCGCGCCGATCGCTCCAGTGGCAATTACACGGTGTTCGACAACGGCGTTTATACCGCCTGCGCGCCCTGTAAGGATGATCCGAAGAAGCCGCCGCTCTGGCAGGTCAAGGGCGCGCGCATCATCCATAATCAGACCGAGAAGATGCTGTATTTCGAGAACGCCCAGCTCGAATTCTTCGGCGTTCCGATGGCGTATCTGCCCTACTTCTCGACGCCCGATCCGACCGTGAAGCGCAAGAGCGGCTTCCTGATGCCGGGCTTCACCAGCTACACGGCGTTCGGCTACGGCGTCGAAATCCCGTATTATTGGGCGATCGCGCCCGACATGGACGCGACCTTCAGTCCGCGCATCACCTCGAAGCAGGGTGTGCTGCTGCAGACCGAATTCCGCCAGCGCTTCGCGGACGGCTCCTATCAGATCCGGCTTTACGGCATCGACCAGATCGATCAGGACGCCTTCAAGGGCCAGCCTGGTGACCGCCAGTTCCGCTGGGGCGTCGACACCAAGGGCCAGTTCGCGCTGAACGACAAATGGGTCTGGGGCTGGGACGGCGTCGTGCTGTTCGACTACTTCTTCATGTCCGACTACCGGCTCGCCCAGTACAAGGATCCGTTCGGTTCGTTCCTGTCGCTGCCGACCGAAGCGATCTCGCAGCTCTATCTGACCGGTGTCGGCAATCGCAGCTTCTTTGACGCGCGCGCGATCTACTACCTCAGCTACTCGGGCAACCAGAACCAGGTCCCGGTGGTCGCGCCCGTGATCGACTACAACAACGTGATCAACAACAACGTCCTGGGCGGCGAGTTCAGCTACAAGATGAACTTCGTCAACCTGACCCGCGAAACCGCGGTGTTCGATCCGATCACGACGACCGCCAACACCAACAGCCTGTGCACGACCGCCTCCGCCGATCCGATGGCGCGGTTGCCGTCGCAGTGCCTGCTGCGCGGCATGCCAGGCACCTACACAAGGCTGACGGCCGAGGCGCAGTGGCGCAAGTCCTACACCGACCCGCTCGGCCAGATCTGGACGCCGTTCGCCAGTGTCCGCGCCGATGCGATCAACGCCGACATCTCGAATCAGCCGGGCGTTTCCAACTTCCTGCCGGTCGGCGATACCCAGACGGTCCGCTTCATGCCGACCGTCGGCCTCGAATACCGCTACCCCTTCATCAACGTGCAGCCGTGGGGCACGACCACCGTCGAGCCGATTGCGCAGGTCATCATCCGGCCGGACGAACCCAAGGCCGGCAAGCTTCCTAACGAGGACGCACAAAGCTTTGTGTTCGACACCAGCAACCTGTTCGCGGTCGACAAGTTCTCCGGCTACGACCGTGTCGAGGGCGGCAGCCGCGCCAATGTCGGCGTGCAGGCCACCACGCAGTTCGATCGCGGTGGCAGTGTCAAGACGATGTTCGGACAGTCCTACCAGATGTTCGGGCTGAATTCGTATTCGGTCGCCGATATGACCAACACCGGCATCGATTCCGGCCTGCAGAACCCGCGCTCGGATTATGTCGCGAGCGTCGCCTATTCGCCCAACCGTACCTACACCTTCAGCGTCCGCTCGCGGATGGACGAAGCGACCTGGAACATCAACCGGTTCGAGGCCCAGGCCAGCGCGAACTTCGAGCGCTGGTCTGCAAGCGTGATGTATGGCGAATATGCCGCACAGCCGGAACTCGGTTATCTGGCCCGCCGCGAGGGTATCATGACCTCCGGTTCGCTGAAGGTCGCCACGAATTGGGTGGTGACGGGTTCGGCGCGTTGGGATCTCCAAACCAACAAGGTCAATCAATATGTTCTCGGCGGCGGCTATGTCGACGATTGCTTCGTGCTGGCGGCGAACTTCGTAAGTTCCTACAACTACTCCGTTGGTTCGGCACCGCCCGTGCTGAACAAGACCTACCTGCTCACTATCGGTCTACGAACGATCGGGGCAAATTCGGTCAGTTTTTGA
- a CDS encoding co-chaperone GroES, whose translation MNFRPLHDRVVVKRIDAEEKSAGGIIIPDTAKEKPSQGEVIAVGPGGRDETGKLIPIDVQVDDRVLFGKWSGTEVKIDGQELLIMKESDIMGVLTDVFSKKKAA comes from the coding sequence ATGAATTTCCGTCCGCTTCACGACCGCGTCGTGGTCAAGCGCATCGACGCTGAAGAGAAAAGCGCTGGCGGCATCATCATTCCCGACACCGCCAAGGAAAAGCCCTCGCAGGGCGAAGTCATCGCAGTTGGCCCGGGCGGCCGTGACGAGACCGGCAAGCTGATTCCGATCGACGTCCAGGTCGACGACCGCGTGCTGTTCGGCAAGTGGTCGGGTACCGAGGTCAAGATCGACGGCCAGGAGCTGTTGATCATGAAGGAGAGCGACATCATGGGCGTTCTCACCGACGTGTTTTCCAAGAAGAAAGCCGCCTAA
- the groL gene encoding chaperonin GroEL (60 kDa chaperone family; promotes refolding of misfolded polypeptides especially under stressful conditions; forms two stacked rings of heptamers to form a barrel-shaped 14mer; ends can be capped by GroES; misfolded proteins enter the barrel where they are refolded when GroES binds) — MSAKEVKFGVDARDRMLRGVDILANAVQVTLGPKGRNVVLEKSFGAPRITKDGVAVAKEVELEEKFENMGAQMVREVAAKAADAAGDGTTTATVLAAAIVREGAKSVAAGMNPMDLKRGIDLAVDAVVADLQKNSKKVTSNDEIAQVGTISANGDAEIGKFLADAMKKVGNEGVITVEEAKSLETELDVVEGMQFDRGYISPYFVTNADKMRVEMDDAYILINEKKLSSLNELLPLLEAVVQTGKPLVIVAEDVEGEALATLVVNRLRGGLKVAAVKAPGFGDRRKAMLQDIAILTGGQAISEDLGIKLENVTLQMLGRAKKVMIDKENTTIVNGAGKKADIDARVAQIKAQIEETTSDYDREKLQERLAKLAGGVAVIRVGGATEVEVKERKDRVDDAMHATRAAVEEGILPGGGVALLRASEQLKGLRTKNDDQKTGVEIVRKALSWPARQIAINAGEDGSVIVGKVLENDQYAYGFDAQTGEYSNLVSKGIIDPTKVVRIAVQNASSVAALLITTEAMVAELPKKNPGGPAMPPGGGMGGMDF; from the coding sequence ATGTCAGCCAAAGAAGTCAAGTTCGGCGTAGACGCGCGCGACCGCATGCTGCGCGGTGTCGACATCCTCGCCAACGCCGTGCAGGTCACGCTGGGTCCGAAGGGCCGCAACGTGGTGCTCGAGAAGTCGTTCGGCGCTCCGCGGATCACCAAGGACGGCGTCGCCGTCGCCAAGGAGGTCGAGCTGGAGGAGAAGTTCGAGAACATGGGCGCGCAGATGGTGCGCGAGGTCGCTGCCAAGGCGGCGGACGCCGCCGGCGACGGCACCACCACCGCGACCGTGCTCGCGGCTGCCATCGTGCGCGAAGGCGCCAAGTCGGTCGCCGCTGGCATGAACCCGATGGACCTGAAGCGCGGTATCGACCTCGCGGTCGACGCCGTCGTTGCGGACCTCCAGAAGAACTCGAAGAAGGTCACCTCGAACGACGAGATCGCCCAGGTCGGCACCATCTCGGCCAATGGCGATGCCGAGATCGGCAAGTTCCTCGCCGACGCCATGAAGAAGGTCGGCAACGAGGGCGTGATCACGGTCGAGGAAGCCAAGTCGCTCGAGACCGAGCTCGACGTCGTCGAGGGCATGCAGTTCGATCGCGGCTACATCTCGCCCTACTTCGTCACCAACGCCGACAAGATGCGCGTTGAGATGGACGACGCCTACATCCTCATCAACGAGAAGAAGCTCTCCTCGCTGAACGAGCTGCTGCCGCTGCTCGAGGCCGTGGTGCAGACCGGCAAGCCGCTGGTCATCGTCGCCGAGGACGTCGAAGGCGAAGCCCTCGCCACCCTCGTCGTCAACCGCCTGCGTGGCGGCCTGAAGGTCGCGGCCGTCAAGGCTCCGGGCTTCGGCGATCGCCGCAAGGCCATGCTGCAGGACATCGCGATCCTGACCGGCGGCCAGGCCATCTCGGAAGACCTCGGCATCAAGCTCGAGAACGTCACGCTGCAGATGCTCGGTCGCGCCAAGAAGGTGATGATCGACAAGGAGAACACCACGATCGTCAACGGCGCCGGCAAGAAGGCCGACATCGACGCTCGCGTTGCCCAGATCAAGGCGCAGATCGAGGAAACCACCTCGGACTACGACCGTGAGAAGCTGCAGGAGCGTCTCGCCAAGCTCGCAGGCGGCGTCGCGGTGATCCGCGTCGGCGGCGCGACCGAAGTCGAGGTGAAGGAGCGCAAGGATCGCGTTGATGACGCGATGCATGCGACCCGCGCGGCTGTCGAGGAAGGTATCCTGCCGGGCGGCGGCGTCGCCCTGCTCCGTGCTTCCGAGCAGCTCAAGGGCCTGCGCACCAAGAACGACGACCAGAAGACCGGCGTCGAGATCGTGCGCAAGGCGCTGTCCTGGCCGGCCCGCCAGATCGCGATCAACGCCGGTGAGGACGGTTCGGTCATCGTCGGCAAGGTCCTCGAGAACGATCAGTACGCTTACGGCTTCGATGCGCAGACTGGCGAGTACAGCAATCTTGTCTCCAAGGGCATCATCGATCCGACCAAGGTCGTGCGTATCGCGGTCCAGAACGCCTCCTCGGTAGCGGCACTGCTGATCACCACGGAAGCGATGGTTGCCGAGCTGCCGAAGAAGAACCCCGGCGGCCCCGCAATGCCTCCGGGTGGCGGCATGGGCGGCATGGACTTCTGA
- a CDS encoding MFS transporter has product MRHRPRSAAPRGLPRSYLALLVGQTISLLGSNVTMLALPLTAITLLDAGPAQTGLLLACGRAPCLVVSLFAGVIVDRLPHRRILLTANVVMAAMLATIPLFASLGHLGMVQLYTTSILVGVAAVIADVAYLACIPTVVDRSQLVRAQSSLELSQASAMAVGPFLAGWLVNALSAPTAILADSVSFLVAAALLSLVPMRAAGCSAAASSAVLGQVAEGLAGVFGNPVLRAVTLASGTFIFWHNAYSAAFLLHLTKDLGFDSRIIGMVLGIGALGGVVGAASSPWAGRAIGLGPVLMIGLAVSAAGMSLAALLIQPFWAAVACVALSQFILWIGQGIYNVQQVPIRYALVPQRLQGRVNASIRGVVWGLGSLGALAGGAAAGATGLRATLLASSVLGTASIVWIWLSPLRHTRSLP; this is encoded by the coding sequence GTGAGGCACCGGCCCCGTTCCGCCGCGCCTCGCGGACTGCCACGCAGCTACCTTGCACTGCTCGTCGGCCAGACCATTTCGCTGCTGGGCTCCAACGTAACCATGCTGGCGCTGCCGCTGACCGCAATTACCTTGCTGGACGCGGGACCGGCGCAGACGGGGCTGCTGCTGGCCTGCGGTCGAGCGCCGTGCCTGGTTGTGAGCCTGTTCGCCGGAGTCATCGTGGACCGCCTCCCGCACCGGCGCATCCTTTTGACCGCCAACGTGGTGATGGCGGCAATGTTGGCCACGATTCCGTTGTTCGCCAGCCTTGGACATCTTGGAATGGTTCAGCTTTATACGACAAGCATACTGGTTGGGGTTGCCGCGGTGATCGCGGACGTGGCTTATCTGGCGTGCATACCCACGGTCGTAGACCGCTCTCAGCTGGTTCGGGCGCAGAGTTCACTGGAGCTTAGCCAGGCGAGCGCGATGGCTGTGGGTCCGTTCCTCGCCGGTTGGCTCGTCAACGCACTCTCCGCCCCGACCGCGATCCTGGCGGACTCGGTCTCGTTCCTGGTTGCCGCCGCGTTGCTTTCGCTGGTGCCGATGCGTGCCGCCGGCTGCTCGGCAGCCGCGTCCAGCGCGGTGCTCGGCCAAGTGGCCGAGGGGCTGGCGGGCGTGTTTGGCAATCCGGTATTGAGGGCCGTCACGTTGGCCAGCGGCACATTCATCTTTTGGCACAACGCGTATTCTGCGGCTTTTCTGCTGCATCTGACCAAAGACCTCGGGTTCGACAGCCGGATCATCGGCATGGTGCTTGGCATCGGCGCACTTGGCGGTGTGGTCGGCGCCGCCAGCTCACCGTGGGCGGGCCGGGCAATCGGACTCGGCCCGGTCTTGATGATCGGTTTGGCGGTGAGCGCCGCGGGCATGAGCTTGGCGGCCCTGCTCATCCAACCCTTCTGGGCCGCGGTGGCATGCGTGGCGCTCTCCCAATTCATTCTGTGGATCGGCCAAGGGATCTACAACGTGCAGCAGGTTCCCATTCGGTATGCGTTGGTCCCGCAGCGCTTGCAAGGCCGGGTCAATGCGAGCATTCGCGGCGTAGTGTGGGGACTGGGTTCATTGGGTGCGCTGGCCGGCGGCGCGGCCGCTGGTGCGACAGGCCTGCGCGCCACGTTGCTCGCGAGCAGCGTGCTTGGTACCGCCTCGATCGTTTGGATTTGGCTGTCGCCGTTGCGCCACACGCGCAGCCTGCCGTGA
- a CDS encoding sulfotransferase, translated as MAMPQPDPFSTSPVLLGGENRSGTTLLSIVLDSHLDLVVGPEIDFLEPPNLGPHILRAIDLLAAGDSRVTGTTKNAIDPFWYDGVHFVVQCRRFGLDFDDTRELVSKVVVEAGSDIVSFADRCRLINEIGELRRARSGARRWGLKLQRKITKIDDFARLWPRAHFVHIVRDGRDVAASHLKTVPDWGYRTVADAAHGWLDVVSQPHRIAPPGRYLEVRYEDLMNSPRPTLTRILAHLGLPWDEAVLRHAEYEHALFEQPHGHPAAEAAGKPLHQGRIGRHVQDLTRTQIAEFEQIAESELARLGYLSAPSLSGDA; from the coding sequence ATGGCCATGCCGCAGCCCGATCCATTTTCCACATCGCCAGTGCTGCTCGGTGGTGAGAACCGCTCGGGCACTACCTTGCTGAGCATCGTACTGGACTCGCATCTGGATCTGGTAGTCGGGCCGGAGATCGACTTCCTCGAACCGCCCAATCTAGGACCACACATACTGCGCGCGATCGACCTGCTTGCGGCCGGCGATTCCCGAGTCACGGGCACGACCAAAAACGCGATTGATCCGTTCTGGTATGACGGGGTGCATTTTGTGGTGCAGTGCCGCCGGTTCGGTCTCGACTTTGATGACACGCGCGAGCTGGTCAGCAAGGTCGTGGTCGAGGCGGGCAGCGACATCGTTTCGTTCGCCGACCGATGCCGGCTCATCAACGAGATCGGTGAGTTGCGCCGAGCGCGCAGCGGAGCCCGGCGCTGGGGATTGAAACTGCAGCGTAAGATCACCAAGATCGACGACTTCGCCCGGCTGTGGCCGCGTGCACATTTCGTGCATATCGTGCGGGACGGTCGCGACGTTGCCGCCTCGCATCTGAAAACCGTTCCCGATTGGGGGTACCGAACTGTTGCTGACGCCGCGCACGGCTGGCTTGACGTGGTGTCCCAGCCGCATCGGATCGCGCCACCCGGGCGTTATCTCGAGGTGCGTTACGAGGATCTTATGAACAGCCCCCGCCCCACTCTGACTCGAATCCTCGCCCACCTCGGCTTACCCTGGGACGAGGCCGTGCTGCGTCACGCCGAATACGAGCACGCATTGTTCGAACAACCGCACGGTCATCCGGCGGCGGAGGCTGCAGGAAAGCCGCTGCACCAAGGTCGGATCGGTCGTCACGTCCAAGATCTGACGCGAACCCAGATTGCCGAGTTCGAGCAGATCGCCGAAAGCGAGCTGGCCCGACTAGGGTATCTTTCGGCCCCAAGCCTGTCTGGCGACGCGTGA
- the alr gene encoding alanine racemase codes for MIVDLSAIQSNYRKCQALAPNSACGAVVKADAYGLGAARIAPFLAHLGCTHFFVADMEEAITLRDVLPSSAKIYMLHGVMSGMERLAEQHGLLPILNSREQLEAWLRHCRLRKSALPAGIHVDTGLSRLGFPIDELQTIAETETGLSELPVALFMSQLACAEWRNEISLQQLMRFRKLTHLFPKAILSLSNSAGLLAGREFHFDLIRCGGGIFGLSTSDVPCFKPSQVVGLRTQIIQCRKVKRGEAIGYHGSYRAERGMRVATTSIGYGDGFPRVLDKRGYAFICGTRVPIVGFVSMDLMTVDVTDLPESWTTPGTLVDLICPEQTVGDMASAAKMLSDELTTAIGRRCRRLYVSAK; via the coding sequence ATGATTGTTGATCTCAGCGCCATTCAGTCCAATTATCGGAAGTGTCAGGCGCTTGCGCCAAACAGCGCCTGCGGCGCAGTTGTCAAGGCCGACGCCTACGGCCTTGGCGCGGCGCGTATAGCGCCCTTCCTTGCTCACCTTGGCTGTACGCATTTTTTTGTGGCCGATATGGAGGAAGCCATTACCCTGCGCGATGTGCTGCCGTCCTCTGCAAAGATCTACATGCTCCACGGCGTTATGTCAGGTATGGAGCGGTTGGCCGAGCAGCATGGTTTGTTGCCGATTCTCAACAGCAGGGAGCAACTGGAGGCCTGGCTTCGGCATTGCCGCCTTCGCAAAAGCGCGTTGCCAGCGGGTATCCATGTCGACACCGGCCTGTCTCGACTGGGTTTTCCCATTGATGAGTTGCAGACAATCGCCGAGACTGAAACGGGGCTGTCGGAATTGCCCGTAGCGCTGTTCATGAGTCAGCTCGCCTGCGCCGAGTGGCGAAACGAGATCAGTCTTCAACAGTTGATGCGTTTCCGCAAACTCACCCATTTGTTCCCGAAGGCTATCCTTTCGCTGTCGAACTCGGCGGGACTGCTCGCCGGACGTGAATTTCATTTTGACCTCATAAGGTGCGGTGGAGGGATTTTCGGCCTTTCGACGTCCGATGTTCCCTGCTTCAAGCCGTCGCAAGTCGTGGGCCTGCGGACGCAAATCATTCAATGCCGTAAGGTAAAGCGTGGGGAAGCGATCGGTTATCACGGGTCCTACCGCGCGGAGAGGGGGATGCGGGTCGCTACGACCTCCATCGGTTACGGAGATGGGTTCCCGCGCGTTTTGGACAAACGAGGGTATGCCTTTATATGTGGGACGCGTGTGCCAATCGTCGGCTTCGTTTCGATGGATCTTATGACTGTTGACGTGACAGATCTGCCCGAGAGTTGGACGACGCCGGGCACTTTGGTCGACCTGATCTGCCCCGAGCAAACCGTCGGAGATATGGCGTCAGCCGCGAAAATGCTCAGCGATGAGTTGACCACAGCAATTGGGCGGCGGTGCCGCAGGCTTTATGTTTCAGCGAAATGA